The Amycolatopsis japonica nucleotide sequence ATTTCCGCGAAAGCCGAGTCACCGCTCATCGGGACCTCTTCGTCTTGGACACGGTGGCTCATGACCGCCGCCCCCGCCGCGGCGACGACTGCGGCGAACAGCGCCCACATCCCCGCGCCCACCGTCAGTGTCGTCTCACTGTCTCCGTCTACCGGGCGGCCGAACGCCAGCGTGACGGCGGTGATGACGACTCCGGCGAGGAACACCGACCCGATGGTGCTGAGCCATCGGTCCAAGGTGACCGGACGACGGAGTCCGGCGGCGCGAGCGCAGACGATCGTGGCCGCCAGGAGGATCGCCGCGGCGATCAGGAGCGGGATGCCGACAGGCGCCGTCGACGTGGTGAAGGGCTGGTCGTTGGGCTGGATGAGCTGCGTATCCCAAGCTCCCTGCACGACCACGAGGACGACCGAGGCACTGCGATCGAAGCTGAGGCGATGCTCGATGTTGAAGAACGGGAAGAAGCAGCCCACGAGGGTCAGCACCAGGGCCAGTGCGGCCAATCCGGCCGCGACCAGCCTGCGGGGCTCGAGCCGGCCAGACCGCGCCGGCTCGCCTACAGGATCCATCGGGCCTGAAACCGATACGACCATCGGCGGGGCGTCCGGCTGCTGAGGGGGCTGCGGATCCTGCCCTGGAGGTATGGCCACCTCACGATCCTTCCAGCTCAGGCACCCCTCCGCCACGCTCGCGGCCGCCGGGGCCGACTTGCGTTTCGCGGGCTAAACGCGATCCGGGCGGCGGGCACCTGCGCGACCGTCGGAGCGCGTTTAGCCCGCGAAACGCAGGTCGGAGGCGAGACGGCGGCCCACGGCCCGGATCGCGATTAGGGGGCGAAACGCAGGTCGGCGGGCGCGCCGGGCGAAACGGGCCAGATCGCGTTTAGCCCGCGAAACGCAGGTCGGGGCAGCCGGAGGGAGCGCAAGCGAAAGGCCCGCCTGGCGGAGCCTGGCGGGCCTTTCGGTGAAGCGAGCGAAGAAAGCTCAGAGCGTGGTGGCGGAGCCACCGGCGGCGGAGAGCTTCTCCTTGGCGGAGCCGGAGAAAGCGTCGGCGGTGACGTCCAGCTTGACGCCGTTCACGTCGCCGTTGCCGAGCACCTTCACGAGCTTGCCCTTGCGGACCAGACCGTTCGCGACGAGCTCCTCGGCGCCGACCTTGCCACCGTCCGGGAAGACGCGGGCGATGTCGCCCACGTTCACCGGCTGGTACTCGGTGCGGAACCGGTTCTTGAAGCCGCGCAGCTTCGGCAGCCGCATGTGGATGGGCATCTGCCCACCCTCGAAACCGGCGGGCACGTTCTTCCGGGCCTTGGTGCCCTTGGTACCGCGACCGGCGGTCTTGCCCTTCGAGCCCTCACCACGGCCGACGCGGATCTTGTCGCGCTTCGCGCCCGGAGCCGGACGAAGGTGGTGGATCTTGATGGCAGTCATGCCTTGACCTCCTCGACCTCCACCAGGTGGCGGACGGTGTGGATAAGGCCGCGCACCTCGGGAGTGTCATCACGCACGACGCTCTGGCGGATCTTGCGCAGCCCGAGGGTGCGCAGCGACTCGCGGTGAGCGTGCTTCGTGCCGATCTTGCTCTTGACCTGGGTCACCTTGAGCTGAGTCATGATCAGACCCCCTGACCCGCGCGCTGACGCAGCATGCGAGCCGGAGCGACGTCCTCGAGCGGGAGACCGCGGCGGGCCGCGACCTCTTCGGGACGCTGCAGACCCTTCAGGGCCGCCACGGTCGCGTGCACGATGTTGATCGCGTTGTCGGAGCCGAGCGACTTCGACAGCACGTCGTGGACGCCCGCGCACTCCAGCACCGCGCGCACCGGGCCACCGGCGATGACACCGGTACCGGCCGAGGCCGGACGGAGCAGCACGACACCGGCGGCTTCCTCACCCTGGATGGGGTGGGGAATGGTGCCACCGACGCGGGGAACGCGGAAGAAGTTCTTCTTCGCTTCCTCGACGCCCTTGGCGATGGCCGCGGGAACTTCCTTGGCCTTGCCGTAGCCGACGCCGACCTGACCGTCGCCGTCACCGACGACCACCAGGGCGGTGAAGCTGAAGCGACGACCACCCTTGACGACCTTGGCGACGCGGTTGATCGTCACGACCTTCTCGAGGTGCGGGGTCTTCTCCTGGCCGGCCCCGCCACGGCCGCTGTCGCGCCGGTCACGGCGGTCGCGACGGTCATTGCGGTCGTTGCCGCCCTGCCCGCCGGGTCCGCCCTGGCCGCCGCCGAATTGCCGTGTACGTCCCGGCATCAGGCTTTCCTTCCATTCACGAGCATCTGCATCAGAACTCCAACCCCGCCTCACGGGCAGCGTCGGCGAGCGCCGCGATGCGGCCGTGGTAGGCGTTGCCACCACGGTCGAACACCACGGTCGAGACACCGGCGTTCTTGGCGCGGGCGGCGACGAGTTCCCCGACCTTGGCGGCCTTGGCCTTCTTGTCGCCTTCCAGCGCGCGGACGTCCGCCTCGAGGGTGGACGCCGACGCCAGGGTCTTGCCGGCGAGGTCGTCGATCAGCTGCACGGCGATGTGCCGCGACGAACGCTTGACGACCAGGCGCGGACGCTGGTCCGTGCCGTTGATCTTCTTGCGAAGGCGGAAGTGCCGACGGGCCTTCGCGACGCGGCGGCGGGTCGAGATGTCCTTGCCGACCGGCTTGCGCTTCGTAGTCGTGTCGCTCATGATCACTTACCCGTCTTTCCGACCTTGCGGCGGATCTTCTCACCCTCGTAGCGCAGGCCCTTGCCCTTGTACGGGTCCGGGCGGCGCAGCTTGCGGATGACCGCGGCGATCTGGCCGACCTTCTGCTTGTCGATGCCCGAGACCGAGAACCGGGTGGGGGTCTCGACCTTGAAGGTGATGCCTTCCGGAGCCTCGATCTTCACCGGGTGGCTGTAGCCGAGGGCGAACTCGAGGTCCGAGCCCTTGGCCTGCACGCGGTAACCGACACCGTGGATCTCGAGCTTCTTCTCGTAGCCCTCGGTCACACCGACGACGAGGTTGTTGACCAGCGTCCGGGTGAGACCGTGCAGGGCACGGCTGGTGCGCTCCTCGTCGGGCCGCTTGACCTCGAGCGTGCCGTTTTCGGCCTGCTCGACGGTGATGGGCTCGGCGATGGTGTGCTCGAGGGTGCCCTTGGGCCCCTCGACCTTGATCTGCTGACCGTCGATGGTCACCTTGACCCCGGAGGGGACGGCGACCGGCAGCTTTCCAATGCGTGACATGTCTGTGCCCCCTTCCTTACCAGACGTAGGCGAGGACTTCGCCGCCCACGCTGTTGCGCTTGGCCTGACGGTCGGTCTGGAGGCCGGACGACGTCGAGATGATCGCGACGCCGAGGCCACCGAGAACCGACGGCAGTTCGGTCGATTTTGCGTAGACCCGCAGGCCGGGCTTGGACACGCGGCGGAGGCCGGCGATGCTGCGCTCACGGTTGGGGCCGTACTTCAGCTCCACGATGAGGTTCTTGTGCTTCTCGCCCGGCTCGTCGCGGTAGCCCGAGATGTAACCCTCGCGCTTGAGGATCTCGGCGATGTTCGCCTTGATCTTCGAGTGGGGAAGCACGACCTCGTCGTGGTAAGCCGAGTTCGCGTTACGCAGACGGGTCAAGAAGTCTGCGATGGGGTCGGTCATCGTCATGGTGACCTGTCAACCTTTCTCGCCCTGG carries:
- the rplO gene encoding 50S ribosomal protein L15, producing MTAIKIHHLRPAPGAKRDKIRVGRGEGSKGKTAGRGTKGTKARKNVPAGFEGGQMPIHMRLPKLRGFKNRFRTEYQPVNVGDIARVFPDGGKVGAEELVANGLVRKGKLVKVLGNGDVNGVKLDVTADAFSGSAKEKLSAAGGSATTL
- the rpmD gene encoding 50S ribosomal protein L30, encoding MTQLKVTQVKSKIGTKHAHRESLRTLGLRKIRQSVVRDDTPEVRGLIHTVRHLVEVEEVKA
- the rpsE gene encoding 30S ribosomal protein S5 is translated as MPGRTRQFGGGQGGPGGQGGNDRNDRRDRRDRRDSGRGGAGQEKTPHLEKVVTINRVAKVVKGGRRFSFTALVVVGDGDGQVGVGYGKAKEVPAAIAKGVEEAKKNFFRVPRVGGTIPHPIQGEEAAGVVLLRPASAGTGVIAGGPVRAVLECAGVHDVLSKSLGSDNAINIVHATVAALKGLQRPEEVAARRGLPLEDVAPARMLRQRAGQGV
- the rplR gene encoding 50S ribosomal protein L18 gives rise to the protein MSDTTTKRKPVGKDISTRRRVAKARRHFRLRKKINGTDQRPRLVVKRSSRHIAVQLIDDLAGKTLASASTLEADVRALEGDKKAKAAKVGELVAARAKNAGVSTVVFDRGGNAYHGRIAALADAAREAGLEF
- the rplF gene encoding 50S ribosomal protein L6, whose translation is MSRIGKLPVAVPSGVKVTIDGQQIKVEGPKGTLEHTIAEPITVEQAENGTLEVKRPDEERTSRALHGLTRTLVNNLVVGVTEGYEKKLEIHGVGYRVQAKGSDLEFALGYSHPVKIEAPEGITFKVETPTRFSVSGIDKQKVGQIAAVIRKLRRPDPYKGKGLRYEGEKIRRKVGKTGK
- the rpsH gene encoding 30S ribosomal protein S8, whose amino-acid sequence is MTMTDPIADFLTRLRNANSAYHDEVVLPHSKIKANIAEILKREGYISGYRDEPGEKHKNLIVELKYGPNRERSIAGLRRVSKPGLRVYAKSTELPSVLGGLGVAIISTSSGLQTDRQAKRNSVGGEVLAYVW